The DNA sequence AAATGCATTTCCTTTAACGCCTTCGTTTTGCAAATAAAATCACCCTTTACTCATTTAACCAACTATTAACTAAATCTGTAACTTGGTCTGGATTGTCTGCAGCAAACTGCTTAACTTCATCTTCTAAACTTACACTTGCTTCATCTTCTTCTTCATTGCTGTTCAATCTATTTTGCTCCAATTCTTCTAGCTTTTTGTTGATTAGTTCTAATTCATCTTCTTCCTCTACATCCTCTACTATAGTAGATTTACGTTTATTTTTCATAATCATGTAAACTACTGTACCGATTAATAATCCTATAATAATAGCAATTATTATTCCTGTTATAGTTAACATTAGTGATAATGATTTATTTTGGCTTATAGCACTCTTAATAACTCCAAATGTAGAAGTATCTTCTTTCTCTGTTTCAAATCCCATAGAAACTACTTTTACGTTATCTCCTCTTTTTGGATCCATTCCTATAGCATTTGCTACCATTTGTTGAACATTTCTTACTACATCATCACTTAATTGACCATTTATAGCTACTGATGCTGTTATTTTATTTACTTCACCTTTTGCTTTTATAGTCTTTGTTTCAGTTTTACCTGTTTGATATTGAATGTCTTCTTCACTACTTTGAACACTTCCAGCTCCGCTTTCATTAACATTACTCATGTTGTTGTCTACTGCACCACCTGTGTTTTGTCTCTCAGTAGTTTTGCTATTTGATTTTGATTCTTTAGTTATTACTTTATTTGGATCTATTATAATTTCAGATCTTTCACTTGAATCAAAGTTTAAATCCGTGTTAACACTTGCTCTTACTTTACCTGGTCCAAATATAGGTTCTAAAAGACCTGTTATAGATCTTTCAAGTTCTTTACTTAAGTCTTTTTCAGCTTTTAAAGCTTGATCAACTTCTCCTAAACTTGAAGTTTTTATGTTTCCATTTTCATCCATAAGTCCATCTGATAATAGCTTCATATTTTGATCTATTACTTCGACATTTTGCTTTGGTACATTATTAGTACTTGCTGAAACTAAGCACATAATTGATCTTACTTGGTCTGGTTGTAAAGATTCACCTGGATTTAGATCAAGATAAACAGCTGCTTTTCCTGGTACGGTTTCATTTGCGAAAACTGATTTTTCACCTTCAGTTATATGTACTCTTGCACTTTTTACCTGTGGAAAAACTTTTATAGTTTTTTCTATTTCACCTTGAACCATTCTTTGTTTCTTTATTTGGAATTCTTCATCAGTCATTCCAAAAGAAGATCCTTCATCCATTATTTCAAAACCTTTTGAACCATTTGATACACTTGAAGATAATTCCATTCTTAATTTATCTACATCTTTTTTAGGAACTAGTATACTATTTCCTTCTATTTTG is a window from the Paraclostridium sordellii genome containing:
- the fliF gene encoding flagellar basal-body MS-ring/collar protein FliF, with translation MNIKELPQKAKDFVLVKKEQFDTLSKKKKIAIMVAVISLVLAMIFGLTYAKKNKYGVLFSGLDSNDAATITKELESKKVETKIEGNSILVPKKDVDKLRMELSSSVSNGSKGFEIMDEGSSFGMTDEEFQIKKQRMVQGEIEKTIKVFPQVKSARVHITEGEKSVFANETVPGKAAVYLDLNPGESLQPDQVRSIMCLVSASTNNVPKQNVEVIDQNMKLLSDGLMDENGNIKTSSLGEVDQALKAEKDLSKELERSITGLLEPIFGPGKVRASVNTDLNFDSSERSEIIIDPNKVITKESKSNSKTTERQNTGGAVDNNMSNVNESGAGSVQSSEEDIQYQTGKTETKTIKAKGEVNKITASVAINGQLSDDVVRNVQQMVANAIGMDPKRGDNVKVVSMGFETEKEDTSTFGVIKSAISQNKSLSLMLTITGIIIAIIIGLLIGTVVYMIMKNKRKSTIVEDVEEEDELELINKKLEELEQNRLNSNEEEDEASVSLEDEVKQFAADNPDQVTDLVNSWLNE